From one Geoalkalibacter halelectricus genomic stretch:
- the hemG gene encoding protoporphyrinogen oxidase, with protein sequence MTRIAIIGAGLSGLTTAFALEQRARAADLDIDIVVLEKKDRLGGKIWSIKDEGFLCEWGPNGFLDSKPWTLELCDQLGIRERLLRSDDNARKRYIFSEGVLHRLPENGPMFLKSKLISWPGKLRLSGEMFIAPKRDGEDETLADFGRRRLGAEALDKLIAPMVSGIFAGDPETMSLKSCFPRIQQLEEEHGGLIKAMIKLAKQKKKEIREGKQVASAAGPGGVLTSFHDGIQELTDSTATKVRGEIRKAAGIERILRKNGGFELRFEGGGTLDAEIVISAAPAHALAEMTQGLDDDLTELVNEIPYAPMNVICFGYEREKIVHSLDGFGYLIPRKEGCSTLGTLWDSSIFPNRAPEGKVLLRSMMGGATNPGAIELSDAEVRARTLADLNATMGISAEPDFVRIFRHPQAIPQYVVGHAKRLAALDEKLQSLPGLYLTGNAFYGIGLNDCVHASQQVAERVMQALAARG encoded by the coding sequence ATGACCCGTATCGCCATCATCGGTGCCGGACTTTCCGGCCTGACAACCGCTTTTGCGCTTGAGCAACGTGCCCGGGCGGCCGATCTCGATATCGATATCGTCGTTTTGGAAAAAAAGGATCGTCTTGGCGGCAAGATCTGGAGCATCAAGGACGAAGGCTTTCTCTGCGAATGGGGTCCCAACGGCTTTTTGGACAGTAAACCCTGGACGCTTGAGCTTTGCGATCAACTCGGCATTCGGGAACGGCTCTTGCGCTCCGACGACAACGCGCGGAAACGCTACATATTTTCCGAGGGGGTGCTGCATCGCCTGCCTGAAAACGGGCCCATGTTCCTCAAGTCGAAACTCATCTCCTGGCCTGGGAAGTTACGTCTTTCCGGCGAGATGTTCATCGCGCCCAAACGCGACGGGGAAGATGAAACCCTGGCTGATTTCGGCCGCAGGCGTCTGGGGGCCGAGGCTCTGGACAAGCTGATCGCACCCATGGTCTCCGGAATCTTTGCCGGGGATCCCGAAACCATGAGCCTTAAAAGCTGTTTTCCGCGCATTCAGCAGCTTGAGGAGGAGCACGGCGGGTTGATCAAGGCGATGATCAAGTTGGCCAAACAGAAGAAAAAAGAGATCAGGGAAGGCAAGCAGGTCGCGAGCGCCGCCGGTCCCGGAGGGGTTCTGACCTCATTTCACGACGGGATTCAGGAATTGACCGACAGCACCGCAACCAAGGTGCGCGGTGAAATTCGCAAGGCCGCGGGCATCGAGCGCATCCTGCGCAAGAATGGCGGATTCGAGCTGCGGTTTGAAGGCGGTGGCACCCTGGACGCCGAGATCGTCATCAGTGCCGCGCCCGCGCACGCCCTGGCCGAAATGACCCAAGGGCTCGATGACGACCTGACGGAGTTGGTCAACGAGATTCCCTACGCGCCCATGAATGTCATCTGTTTCGGCTACGAGCGTGAGAAGATCGTCCATTCCCTCGACGGGTTCGGCTATCTTATCCCCCGCAAGGAAGGCTGCAGCACCCTCGGCACCCTGTGGGATTCGAGCATTTTTCCCAATCGCGCGCCGGAGGGCAAGGTACTGCTACGCTCCATGATGGGCGGCGCGACCAACCCGGGCGCCATCGAATTGTCCGACGCCGAAGTCCGCGCACGCACCCTGGCGGATCTCAACGCCACCATGGGCATTAGCGCCGAGCCCGATTTCGTGCGCATTTTCCGTCATCCCCAGGCGATTCCGCAGTATGTCGTCGGCCACGCCAAACGCCTGGCCGCATTGGACGAAAAGCTCCAGAGCCTGCCGGGTCTGTATCTGACCGGAAACGCTTTCTACGGCATCGGTCTCAATGATTGCGTGCATGCGTCGCAGCAGGTCGCCGAGCGGGTGATGCAGGCATTGGCCGCGCGCGGCTGA
- the hemH gene encoding ferrochelatase produces MNDGNPGSPIGIVLLNMGGPDSLEAVEPFLYNLFADRDLIQLPLGALLQKPFARLISHFRAKNVVENYRAIGGKTPLLHWTQRQAQGIAAGLGTDWRPYVAMRYWQPRADETLARMKEDGVSRALVLSMYPHYTGATTGSSVKDFRRAAAAVYPELKYRIIEHWYDWPGYLDALALCVRAGLEKFPEDQRARVQILFSAHALPQKFIDRGDPYLEHVLDTTRGVMKRIGNRSWRLGFQSRSGPVKWMEPDTVDVIDQLAAEGRQAVLLVPISFVSDHIETLHEIDIEYREHAHAKGIAFFERSPSLNDAPEFIAAMADLVSKELENWR; encoded by the coding sequence ATGAACGATGGCAACCCCGGCAGTCCCATCGGGATCGTCCTGCTCAACATGGGCGGTCCCGATTCCCTGGAGGCGGTCGAGCCGTTTCTCTACAACCTGTTCGCCGACCGCGATCTGATTCAGCTGCCTTTGGGGGCGCTGCTGCAAAAACCTTTCGCGCGGCTGATCTCGCACTTTCGCGCGAAAAATGTGGTGGAGAACTATCGCGCCATCGGCGGTAAGACGCCCCTGCTGCACTGGACCCAGCGTCAGGCGCAGGGGATCGCCGCTGGCCTCGGAACCGACTGGCGCCCCTACGTGGCCATGCGCTACTGGCAGCCGCGCGCCGACGAAACCCTGGCGCGCATGAAAGAAGACGGCGTGTCCCGCGCCCTGGTCCTGTCCATGTATCCCCACTATACGGGAGCCACCACCGGCAGTAGCGTCAAGGACTTTCGCCGCGCCGCGGCCGCGGTTTATCCCGAACTCAAGTATCGGATCATTGAACACTGGTACGACTGGCCGGGTTATCTCGATGCCCTGGCTTTGTGCGTGCGGGCGGGGCTGGAAAAGTTTCCCGAGGACCAGCGCGCCCGGGTCCAGATTCTCTTTTCCGCCCACGCCCTGCCGCAAAAATTCATCGACCGCGGCGACCCCTACCTCGAGCATGTGCTGGATACCACGCGCGGCGTCATGAAGCGCATCGGCAACCGCTCCTGGCGGCTGGGTTTTCAGAGTCGCAGCGGACCGGTCAAGTGGATGGAGCCCGACACCGTCGACGTGATCGACCAGTTGGCCGCCGAGGGGCGGCAGGCCGTGTTGCTGGTGCCGATTTCCTTCGTCTCCGACCACATAGAAACCCTGCACGAAATCGACATCGAATACCGTGAGCACGCGCACGCCAAGGGCATCGCGTTTTTTGAACGCAGCCCGTCCTTGAACGATGCGCCTGAATTTATCGCCGCCATGGCGGATCTGGTGAGCAAGGAACTGGAGAATTGGCGATGA
- a CDS encoding rhodanese-like domain-containing protein produces the protein MTSEQRLRIVFEAAVILSLGVVIGLSINHRLVFSAFSGRVVTPVVHKPTAQVGVAYPRPIGLDEVLAARDVGAILVDARIPEVYREGHIAGAVPLPLADVDAYLDDFLARFAPDQQLILYCSGYGCPDSFDLGLRLIDEGYLDVWSYEGGMPEWRAAGLPVERVPR, from the coding sequence ATGACCAGCGAGCAAAGATTGCGGATTGTTTTCGAAGCCGCTGTCATCTTGTCCCTCGGCGTGGTGATCGGCCTGTCCATCAACCACCGGCTGGTTTTTAGCGCCTTTTCGGGTCGGGTGGTGACGCCGGTGGTTCATAAGCCGACCGCCCAGGTGGGCGTGGCCTATCCGCGGCCCATCGGCTTGGACGAGGTGCTCGCCGCCCGCGACGTCGGCGCAATTCTGGTTGACGCGCGCATCCCGGAGGTCTATCGCGAGGGTCATATCGCCGGGGCGGTGCCCCTGCCCCTGGCCGATGTGGACGCGTATCTGGATGATTTTCTTGCCCGCTTTGCCCCCGATCAGCAACTTATTCTCTACTGCAGCGGCTACGGCTGCCCCGATTCCTTCGATCTGGGGCTGCGCCTGATCGATGAGGGCTACCTCGACGTCTGGTCCTATGAGGGCGGCATGCCCGAATGGCGCGCGGCCGGCCTGCCCGTCGAGCGAGTACCGCGGTGA
- a CDS encoding C39 family peptidase, with product MILRGIGALLLAVLVGCTTAHKPQWSPGQPGLQFVEGVPFIAQQARNDCGPAALASLLAHQGLSLPLVQIEAAVYDERLGGTLLADMENFARLQGQEPRSGRGDPEWLQAMIDAGRPVVILVDMGFGPLRRPHYLVVFGYDSERFLVYDGRSAGVFIDRADLASRWEAMNRLYLYLHTTDAQEDGAEQAGQG from the coding sequence ATGATCCTGCGTGGTATAGGCGCCCTTTTGCTGGCTGTGCTTGTTGGTTGCACAACGGCGCACAAGCCTCAATGGAGCCCCGGGCAACCGGGGCTTCAGTTTGTCGAAGGGGTGCCTTTTATCGCTCAACAGGCCCGCAACGACTGTGGCCCGGCCGCCCTGGCCTCGCTTCTTGCCCATCAGGGGCTCTCGCTTCCCTTGGTGCAAATCGAAGCCGCGGTCTACGATGAGCGCCTCGGCGGTACGCTGCTGGCGGACATGGAAAACTTCGCGCGCCTTCAAGGCCAGGAACCCCGCAGCGGGCGCGGCGACCCCGAATGGCTGCAAGCCATGATCGATGCGGGTCGCCCGGTCGTCATTCTGGTGGACATGGGCTTCGGGCCGCTGCGGCGACCGCACTACCTGGTGGTTTTCGGCTATGATTCTGAACGCTTTCTGGTCTATGATGGCCGCAGCGCGGGCGTTTTCATCGATCGGGCGGATCTGGCGAGCCGCTGGGAGGCCATGAATCGTCTCTACCTCTACCTGCACACTACAGATGCACAAGAAGATGGCGCCGAGCAGGCCGGCCAGGGCTGA
- the def gene encoding peptide deformylase: MAVKEIRLYPDPILKQVCEPVTCMDARIDALVQDLLDTMIAAGHSVGVAAPQIGVSLRVVVVDVSNSKLGRDDNHGQLVMINPEIVEREGERVMREGCMSVPDYTGNVTRAESIVVQYLDRSGSERVIRANGFEAVAIQHEMDHLDGMLFLDRVSNLKTDVFRRKK; encoded by the coding sequence ATGGCAGTCAAGGAAATTCGCCTCTACCCCGACCCCATTCTCAAGCAGGTCTGCGAACCCGTCACTTGCATGGATGCCCGCATCGACGCCCTGGTGCAGGATCTCCTCGACACCATGATAGCCGCCGGCCATTCGGTGGGCGTTGCCGCGCCGCAGATCGGCGTGAGCCTGCGCGTGGTGGTGGTCGACGTCTCGAACAGCAAACTCGGCCGCGACGACAACCACGGCCAACTGGTCATGATCAACCCTGAAATCGTGGAACGCGAGGGGGAAAGGGTCATGCGTGAGGGCTGCATGAGCGTGCCCGATTACACCGGCAATGTAACCCGCGCCGAGAGCATCGTGGTGCAGTATCTGGACCGCTCCGGCAGCGAACGGGTGATTCGCGCCAACGGCTTTGAAGCCGTCGCCATCCAGCACGAAATGGATCACCTCGACGGCATGCTGTTTCTCGACCGGGTATCCAACCTCAAAACCGACGTTTTTCGCCGCAAGAAATAG
- a CDS encoding PA2779 family protein, whose protein sequence is MDRTRVWILDSRICWMVLMAFTLLSLAPSQSHAGLMESRLSTGEAYSQRAADLETVRQALQQEVVAQRLADYGFSSAEISERLASLSDEQLHQIAGLADNLGEGAGALGAVIAVLVIILLVVLILKLTDKQIIVR, encoded by the coding sequence ATGGACAGAACGCGTGTATGGATTTTGGACAGTCGCATTTGTTGGATGGTGTTGATGGCCTTCACCCTGTTGTCCCTGGCGCCGAGTCAGTCCCACGCGGGGTTGATGGAAAGTCGCCTCTCCACGGGTGAAGCCTATTCCCAGAGGGCGGCGGACCTGGAGACGGTTCGTCAGGCCCTGCAACAGGAAGTCGTGGCCCAGCGTCTGGCCGACTACGGGTTCAGCAGCGCCGAGATTTCCGAGCGTCTTGCCAGCCTCTCCGATGAGCAACTGCATCAGATCGCCGGGCTGGCCGACAACCTTGGTGAGGGTGCCGGCGCCTTGGGGGCCGTCATCGCCGTGCTGGTCATCATTCTTCTGGTGGTCTTGATTCTCAAGTTGACCGACAAGCAGATTATTGTACGTTAG
- a CDS encoding MauE/DoxX family redox-associated membrane protein → MTLSVKSLIYHLARLSLGGIFVYAGWIKAVDVTAFAGSVANYQILPYSWNFLVAATLPYVEILAGVLLLLNQRVRPAALVIGGLNLVFIIVLATVIARGLDIDCGCFNPGGEGTTTAFEALVRDLGIMVLVVATWWLRTEQTRKPG, encoded by the coding sequence ATGACCTTGTCGGTAAAGTCCTTAATCTATCATCTGGCGCGCCTGTCCCTGGGCGGCATCTTTGTCTATGCCGGCTGGATCAAGGCGGTGGATGTGACCGCCTTCGCAGGCAGCGTGGCCAACTATCAGATCCTGCCCTACAGCTGGAACTTCCTGGTGGCGGCGACACTTCCCTACGTGGAAATCCTCGCCGGAGTGTTGCTGCTGCTTAATCAGCGGGTAAGACCCGCGGCTCTGGTCATCGGCGGACTCAATCTGGTCTTCATCATCGTGCTGGCCACCGTGATCGCGCGTGGGCTCGATATCGACTGCGGGTGCTTCAACCCCGGCGGCGAAGGCACCACCACCGCCTTTGAAGCCCTGGTGCGCGACCTGGGCATCATGGTCCTGGTGGTGGCGACCTGGTGGCTGCGCACGGAGCAGACCCGCAAGCCCGGCTGA
- a CDS encoding KamA family radical SAM protein, which translates to MDPWQQQLRDSLAAPAQLAARFDVDAAALEAVCARYPLRITPHYLDLIQEPGDPIWRQCVPDALELADDQPLDDPLAEEQLAPLPNVVHRYPDRVLLLVAGTCATYCRFCTRKRKVGCRGNEVSLGEVMAGIDYVARMPSVRDVLLSGGEPLLMSDLLLKEILERLRRIPHVEVIRIGTRAPVVLPARITEGLCALLRRTHPLYVNTHFNHPRELTPEAAEACLRLADAGVPVGNQTVLLRGVNDQAAILEELFRGLLRLRVRPYYLHHMDLVRGTGHFRTRLESGLEIFSALRGRLSGLAIPHYVVDLPGGRGKIPLVPEHVERLGDQALLRAPNGERVEFPNLCPL; encoded by the coding sequence ATGGATCCTTGGCAGCAGCAACTGCGCGACAGCCTTGCCGCCCCGGCGCAGCTCGCCGCGCGCTTCGACGTGGACGCGGCCGCTCTTGAGGCGGTCTGCGCCCGTTATCCCCTGCGCATCACGCCCCATTACCTCGATCTGATCCAGGAACCCGGCGACCCTATCTGGCGCCAGTGCGTGCCCGATGCGCTGGAGCTGGCCGATGACCAGCCCCTGGACGATCCCCTCGCCGAGGAGCAACTCGCGCCCCTGCCCAATGTGGTGCATCGCTATCCCGACCGGGTACTTTTGCTTGTCGCGGGCACCTGCGCCACCTATTGCCGCTTCTGCACGCGCAAGCGCAAGGTCGGCTGCCGTGGCAACGAAGTGTCCCTGGGCGAGGTCATGGCGGGCATCGATTATGTGGCGCGCATGCCCTCGGTGCGCGACGTGCTGCTCTCCGGCGGCGAGCCCCTGCTCATGTCCGATTTGCTGCTCAAGGAAATCCTCGAGCGGCTGCGGCGCATCCCCCACGTCGAGGTGATCCGCATCGGCACCCGCGCCCCGGTGGTGCTGCCGGCACGCATCACCGAAGGCTTGTGCGCACTGCTGCGTCGCACTCATCCCCTGTACGTCAACACCCACTTCAACCATCCCCGCGAGCTGACCCCCGAAGCCGCCGAGGCCTGCCTGCGCCTGGCCGATGCCGGGGTGCCGGTGGGCAATCAGACGGTGCTGCTGCGCGGCGTCAACGACCAGGCCGCGATTCTGGAGGAGCTGTTTCGCGGCCTGCTGCGCCTGCGCGTGCGGCCCTATTATCTGCATCACATGGATCTGGTGCGCGGCACCGGGCATTTTCGCACCCGCCTGGAGAGCGGCCTGGAGATTTTTTCCGCCCTGCGCGGCCGGCTCTCCGGGTTGGCCATTCCCCACTACGTGGTCGATTTGCCCGGCGGGCGCGGCAAGATTCCCCTGGTGCCCGAACATGTGGAGCGCCTCGGCGATCAGGCGCTGCTGCGCGCGCCCAACGGCGAGCGGGTGGAGTTTCCCAACCTCTGCCCGCTATAG
- a CDS encoding DnaJ C-terminal domain-containing protein — MAKDYYKVLGVEKSASAEEIKKAYRKLALKYHPDKNPGDKKAEERFKDITEAYAVLSDAEKRKQYDQFGQSGFHQRYSQEDIFRGFDVGDIFREFGFGTEDIFSHLFGGRGGMGGGGGFGAGNRGRPRAFKGQDYSLKVTLPFREAVQGGERRIEFRQDGQTHAVQVRIPPGVEAGSRLRLPGKGGPSPSGGPSGDLYLEVEISPDPAFSREGQDLLVKVRVPFSGACLGSSVEVPTLAGSKRVKVPAGIQSGAKIRLKGFGVPAHKNRPAGDLYAVVEVAVPQRLTDRQKELLENLKKEGL; from the coding sequence ATGGCCAAGGACTATTACAAAGTCCTCGGTGTCGAGAAGAGCGCCTCGGCCGAGGAGATCAAAAAAGCCTATCGCAAGCTGGCCCTGAAATACCATCCCGACAAAAACCCCGGCGACAAGAAGGCCGAGGAGCGGTTCAAGGACATCACCGAGGCCTACGCGGTGCTCTCCGATGCCGAAAAACGCAAGCAATACGACCAGTTCGGCCAGAGCGGCTTTCATCAGCGCTACAGTCAGGAAGACATTTTCCGCGGTTTTGACGTCGGCGATATCTTTCGCGAATTCGGCTTTGGAACCGAGGATATCTTCTCCCACCTGTTCGGCGGCCGCGGGGGCATGGGCGGGGGGGGCGGATTCGGCGCGGGCAACCGGGGCCGCCCGCGTGCCTTCAAGGGCCAGGATTACTCCCTCAAGGTCACCCTGCCGTTTCGCGAAGCGGTTCAGGGCGGGGAGCGCCGCATCGAGTTTCGTCAGGACGGCCAAACCCACGCCGTGCAGGTCCGCATTCCGCCCGGCGTGGAGGCAGGAAGCCGCCTGCGCCTGCCCGGAAAAGGCGGGCCAAGCCCCTCGGGCGGGCCATCTGGGGATTTGTATCTTGAGGTCGAGATCAGCCCCGATCCGGCGTTCAGCCGCGAAGGCCAGGACTTGTTGGTGAAGGTGCGAGTTCCTTTCAGCGGCGCGTGCCTGGGAAGTTCCGTCGAGGTGCCGACCCTCGCGGGCAGCAAACGGGTCAAGGTGCCGGCCGGCATCCAGTCCGGGGCCAAGATACGCCTCAAGGGCTTCGGTGTGCCGGCGCACAAAAACCGGCCGGCGGGCGACCTCTACGCGGTGGTCGAGGTTGCCGTGCCGCAGCGTTTGACCGACAGGCAAAAGGAGCTTCTGGAAAATCTCAAAAAGGAAGGATTGTAG
- a CDS encoding SlyX family protein — MQDLQERLLALETRQAYQERMVDELNQVVTECNGRIRELEGDLRALRRRLARLSEPGTSAIPTAMPDS; from the coding sequence ATGCAGGATCTGCAAGAGCGGTTGCTTGCGCTTGAAACCCGCCAGGCTTACCAGGAGCGGATGGTGGATGAGCTCAACCAGGTGGTGACCGAGTGCAACGGACGCATTCGTGAACTCGAGGGGGATCTGCGTGCCCTGCGCCGCCGCCTTGCCCGCCTGAGTGAGCCCGGAACCTCGGCAATTCCCACAGCGATGCCTGACTCATGA
- a CDS encoding cytochrome c3 family protein, producing the protein MKLPTILTQTFILVVSLVASAWASTPQLPVNQFIGMPDTLMVNMQEADCRICHGENPPPGMPVGHILLVERHHNLDSSTIPEGTAAPNGEPGKVYTCFSCHDTNYGGQGPPVWVNRNCVSCHSGPSPHHTTTQAQGGDCQSCHGSLVENGLLAENREVRNGAPVPTWLPSYPPSLITPWPSRKPNSGAQGEGNCTYCHAPSLAKATGLGAGYEVDPVSGIKVYNMADTHHIPGLVHADNCVWCHLNDGATTGLPSAGSIRTCQNCHSIASLHNIQYDNQNPDTPNILPGRMDAGFGHIGSSNDCNGCHGFLSHQAIAPLAGPLVPYLDGASANVVTAGSETELVLHGTNFTNQYAPVAGLAGVEYLSDVILVDAHGAIFELDPSAISATRISVILPDHLPAGNYLLRVRKLDKLSNPEPLVVRPRVAIHVAEITRTGTIRVRGTGFGSQPPDNLGLGLGVEIDQVSAQILSWQDDLIQVAFQEAQPGQTLVVLSTFLASAQLSDSSADSVADEGPGRGRRGTTKRSSDKKGR; encoded by the coding sequence ATGAAACTCCCCACCATCCTGACCCAAACCTTCATTCTGGTTGTATCGCTGGTAGCAAGTGCCTGGGCGTCGACGCCGCAACTGCCCGTGAATCAATTCATCGGCATGCCCGATACCCTCATGGTCAACATGCAGGAGGCCGATTGCCGAATCTGCCACGGCGAAAATCCGCCGCCGGGGATGCCGGTCGGGCACATTCTTCTTGTTGAACGCCACCACAACCTTGATTCCTCCACAATTCCCGAAGGCACCGCCGCCCCCAATGGCGAACCCGGAAAGGTTTACACCTGCTTCAGTTGCCATGACACCAATTACGGCGGCCAGGGACCGCCGGTTTGGGTCAACCGCAATTGCGTTTCCTGCCACAGCGGCCCCTCACCCCACCACACAACCACGCAGGCGCAAGGCGGCGATTGCCAATCCTGCCACGGCTCCCTGGTGGAGAATGGTCTGTTGGCCGAAAACCGTGAGGTCCGAAACGGTGCCCCGGTGCCCACCTGGCTTCCCTCTTACCCACCCAGCCTGATCACCCCCTGGCCGAGCCGCAAGCCCAACTCGGGCGCCCAGGGTGAAGGAAACTGCACTTATTGCCACGCCCCCAGCCTGGCCAAGGCCACGGGCCTGGGAGCGGGGTACGAGGTGGACCCGGTCAGCGGCATCAAAGTTTACAACATGGCCGATACGCATCATATCCCCGGCCTTGTCCATGCGGACAACTGCGTCTGGTGCCATCTCAACGATGGGGCCACGACGGGGTTGCCGAGTGCCGGGAGCATCCGCACCTGCCAGAACTGCCATAGCATCGCATCGTTGCACAACATCCAGTACGACAACCAAAATCCGGACACGCCTAACATTCTTCCGGGCCGAATGGATGCAGGCTTTGGACACATCGGCTCCAGCAACGATTGCAACGGCTGCCATGGCTTTCTCAGCCACCAGGCCATCGCCCCCTTGGCAGGGCCGCTGGTTCCATACCTCGATGGCGCCAGCGCCAATGTCGTCACCGCCGGTTCCGAAACCGAGCTGGTCTTGCACGGCACCAACTTCACCAACCAATACGCCCCCGTTGCAGGGCTGGCGGGCGTGGAATACCTCTCCGACGTGATTCTTGTCGACGCCCATGGCGCCATTTTTGAACTGGATCCCTCGGCCATCTCTGCGACCCGTATCAGCGTGATTCTTCCCGACCATCTGCCGGCCGGAAACTATCTTCTTCGGGTCCGCAAGCTGGACAAACTCTCAAATCCCGAGCCATTGGTGGTTAGGCCTCGGGTCGCCATCCACGTTGCGGAAATCACCCGCACGGGAACAATTCGCGTCAGAGGCACCGGCTTTGGCTCCCAACCTCCGGACAACTTGGGCCTGGGTCTGGGCGTGGAAATTGATCAGGTTTCGGCCCAAATCCTCAGTTGGCAAGACGATCTGATTCAGGTCGCATTTCAAGAAGCTCAACCAGGTCAGACCTTGGTTGTCCTCTCGACCTTCCTGGCATCAGCCCAACTCAGTGACTCCTCGGCGGACAGCGTCGCGGATGAGGGCCCAGGCAGGGGCCGGCGTGGCACGACCAAACGCTCCAGCGACAAAAAAGGACGTTAG
- a CDS encoding tetratricopeptide repeat protein gives MLRYILILALAALVAGCSMPRIIVLNDPLDASQHNDLGVSYEARGDLDLALRSYERAAELDRQWALPLVNLGNAHAAQEDWPAAVRAYRRALERDPVDPVALNNLAWVLLQQGAFEEALTKARQAQFLAPDNPLVLETLAEVHLNRGEIEEARAAVVSALELNPGLSLDEDLRNLLDE, from the coding sequence ATGTTGCGCTACATTTTGATCCTGGCGCTGGCGGCGCTGGTAGCCGGCTGTTCCATGCCGCGCATCATCGTGCTCAACGATCCTCTCGACGCCTCCCAGCACAACGATCTGGGGGTGAGCTACGAGGCGCGCGGCGATTTGGATCTGGCCCTGCGCTCCTACGAGCGCGCCGCCGAACTGGATCGGCAATGGGCCCTGCCCCTGGTCAACCTGGGCAATGCCCATGCGGCCCAAGAGGATTGGCCGGCTGCCGTCCGGGCCTACCGCAGGGCGCTGGAGCGTGATCCCGTCGATCCCGTGGCCCTCAACAACCTGGCCTGGGTGCTGTTGCAGCAGGGTGCGTTCGAAGAGGCCCTGACCAAGGCGCGACAGGCGCAATTTCTCGCTCCCGACAATCCGTTGGTGCTTGAAACCCTGGCGGAGGTGCATTTGAACCGCGGAGAAATCGAGGAAGCGCGCGCCGCGGTGGTCAGCGCGCTGGAACTCAATCCGGGCCTGTCCCTTGATGAGGATTTGCGCAACCTGTTGGATGAATGA
- a CDS encoding glycine cleavage system protein R yields MPHFALTIIGRDRTGIVSHVTEILYRLGCNIADSSCSILGGQFAMILIISHPEYTDRESFGDVFAPLEETNLSVFLRTLRPGGEKRPDLQGEICMISVYGSDKPGIVYRVAKELGDRRINITDLNTKLIGSESRPVYVMMIEAVLPDHLSIEDLTQMLDHLKEELQVDISVRSITPVEL; encoded by the coding sequence ATGCCCCATTTCGCCCTGACCATCATCGGCCGCGATCGCACCGGCATCGTCTCCCATGTTACGGAAATCCTCTATCGCCTCGGCTGCAACATCGCCGATTCGAGCTGCTCCATTCTCGGCGGGCAGTTCGCCATGATCCTGATCATCTCGCACCCCGAATATACCGACCGCGAGAGCTTCGGCGACGTCTTTGCGCCCCTGGAGGAAACCAACCTGTCGGTGTTTCTGCGCACCCTGCGTCCGGGGGGCGAAAAACGCCCCGACCTGCAGGGCGAAATCTGCATGATCTCGGTGTACGGCTCGGACAAGCCGGGCATCGTTTATCGCGTCGCCAAGGAATTGGGTGATCGTCGCATCAACATCACCGATCTTAATACCAAGTTGATCGGCAGCGAAAGCCGCCCGGTCTATGTCATGATGATCGAGGCGGTGCTACCGGATCACCTCTCCATTGAAGACCTGACCCAAATGCTCGATCATCTCAAGGAAGAGCTGCAGGTCGACATTTCGGTGCGCTCCATAACTCCCGTGGAACTCTAG